From one Candidatus Zixiibacteriota bacterium genomic stretch:
- a CDS encoding HAD hydrolase family protein, producing MLEIKIPGTENLKLKYLVCDYSGTLSVDGILVSGVIEKIRQLSEFLEIHVLTSDTHGKAVEELKDADCQLQILEGEDHTGQKKDFVEKLGADSTVAFGNGRNDIGMLNRATLSIAVCLVEGCAIEVLDNSDIMVKSSTDAFDLLISPNRLVATLRR from the coding sequence ATGCTTGAAATAAAAATACCGGGTACGGAAAATCTTAAACTCAAATATTTGGTCTGCGACTATTCCGGGACACTGTCTGTCGACGGTATCCTGGTTTCGGGTGTGATCGAGAAAATTCGTCAGCTTTCGGAGTTTTTGGAAATTCATGTACTGACTTCGGACACTCACGGCAAGGCGGTTGAAGAATTGAAGGATGCTGACTGCCAGCTTCAGATTCTTGAAGGCGAGGATCATACCGGCCAGAAAAAAGACTTCGTCGAAAAACTGGGAGCTGATAGTACCGTGGCGTTCGGTAACGGCAGAAATGATATCGGGATGCTAAACAGGGCTACATTGAGTATCGCGGTCTGCCTGGTCGAGGGATGCGCGATCGAGGTGCTGGACAACTCCGATATCATGGTTAAATCATCCACAGATGCTTTCGATCTGCTGATCAGCCCCAACCGCCTGGTTGCCACACTGCGAAGATAA